In Deinococcus aquiradiocola, the sequence GCCGGTGGCGATGAGGCGTTCGAGGTACTCGGTGTGGTGGATGGTTTCGTAGTTCCCGCCGAGCTGCCGGTACTCGTGTCCGATGGCGTTCATGCAGTGTGGGCAGGTCGCGACGATCAGTTTCGGGTTGACGCTGTTGAGGGTGGCGACGTTCTCCTCGGCGAGGCTCTGGTACAGGAATTCGTTGCCGGCGCGGCGGGCGCTGTCGCCGGTGCAGGCTTCCTTCTTGCCGAGCACGGCGTAGTTCACGCCTGCCCGGTCGAGCAGCTGCACGAAGCTGCGCGCGACCTTCTGCGCGCCGGGGTCGTACGCGGCGGCGCAGCCGACCCAGTAGATGACGTCCGGGGTGGGGTTCTCGTCGATGGTGGGGACGCGCAGGCCCTCCGCCCATTCGAGGCGCTTGTCGCGGCTGATGCCCCATGGGTTGCTGGCGCGCTCCATGCCGCGGAACGCGGTCTGCAGCTGCGGCGGGAACTCGCCCTGCACCATCACGAGGTTGCGGCGGATGTCGATGATGTCGAGCATCTGTTCGTCCTGCACCGGGCAGACCTGCATGCACGCGCCGCAGGTGGTGCAGCCCCACACGGCCTCGGGGCTGATCGCGAATTCCAGCAGGGGGCGGGCGGTGGCGTCACCCTGCTCGAAGCTGGAGGTGCGGAGCGTGAAGGGGCTGGCGTGCGCGGAGATGACGTTCAGCTCCATGCGTTTGTTGATTTCGAGCGCGGCGGGGCTGAGGGCCTTGCCGGTGGCGTTGGCGGGGCAGACGTCCTGGCAGCGGTTGCACTGGATGCAGGCGTACGCGTCGAGCATGCGGGGCCATTCGAGGTCTTCGAGCTTCTCCGCGCCGAGGCGGGGCTCGTCGGACTCCATGGCGGCCGCGAGGTTCGGCATGGGCGGCAGGACGCCGCTGCCGACGGGGCGCTTCAGGAAGTAGTTGACGGGCGCCATGAAGATGTGGATGTGTTTGGTGTACGGGAAGTACGCGAGGAACGCGAGGACGCTGCCGAGCGCGCCCCAGTACCCGAAGACGCGCCAGCCGTACAGGGCCTGTTCGCTCGCGCCACTGAAGAGCAGGCGGGCGACGGCGCCGGTGAGCGGCTGCCACGCGTCCCAGTGCCCGTCGATGCGGTGTTCGGTGGCGAGTTTCGCGGCCTGTCCGACGATGCGGCTGCCGACGTGGAAGGTGATGAAGCTGCTGACGATGGCGCTGTCGCGCACGATGTAGCGCTGTTTGATGTTCTCGTGCAGCAGGGTCTTCTGGTTGAACTGGAAGTCGCGTTTCTGCGGGCTGACGTAGCGGCGGAACACGAGGCTGATCACGCCGAGCAGCACGCCGAAGCTGAGGAGGTCCGCGAGGAGGTTGTAAAGGGCGCCGACGGGGTTGCTGCTGCGGATGCTGAACTCGATGTACCCTTCGAGGCCGTCGACGACGTTCACGAGCAGGTAGTACACGAAGCCGTAGAAGATGAAGCTGTGCAGGACGCTGATGGTGCTGCGGCGGCGGAAGGTGCGTTCCTGGGTGAGGGTGACGCGCAGGGCGTACAGCAGGCGGGCGCCGAGCTGGTCGGCGCGGACTTCGGTGGCGCGGCCGCCGCGGCGCACGCGCAGGTAGAGGCGGTAGAAGCCCCACAGGCCCAGTCCGCCGAAGATCAGGGCGAACAGGAAGAACAGGAGTTTGGATGCGAGCGGCAACAAGGTGTCCTCCGGGTGGCCGGGTGCGGTCCGGCCAGGAAAGCGGGAATATTGAACTTGGTCCAAGTATAACGGCCCTGGCCACCGGACGTGCAGGGCGGAACGAGGCGCAGCG encodes:
- a CDS encoding (Fe-S)-binding protein — translated: MLPLASKLLFFLFALIFGGLGLWGFYRLYLRVRRGGRATEVRADQLGARLLYALRVTLTQERTFRRRSTISVLHSFIFYGFVYYLLVNVVDGLEGYIEFSIRSSNPVGALYNLLADLLSFGVLLGVISLVFRRYVSPQKRDFQFNQKTLLHENIKQRYIVRDSAIVSSFITFHVGSRIVGQAAKLATEHRIDGHWDAWQPLTGAVARLLFSGASEQALYGWRVFGYWGALGSVLAFLAYFPYTKHIHIFMAPVNYFLKRPVGSGVLPPMPNLAAAMESDEPRLGAEKLEDLEWPRMLDAYACIQCNRCQDVCPANATGKALSPAALEINKRMELNVISAHASPFTLRTSSFEQGDATARPLLEFAISPEAVWGCTTCGACMQVCPVQDEQMLDIIDIRRNLVMVQGEFPPQLQTAFRGMERASNPWGISRDKRLEWAEGLRVPTIDENPTPDVIYWVGCAAAYDPGAQKVARSFVQLLDRAGVNYAVLGKKEACTGDSARRAGNEFLYQSLAEENVATLNSVNPKLIVATCPHCMNAIGHEYRQLGGNYETIHHTEYLERLIATGKLETAPLDADVTYHDPCYLGRHNGVYDAPRHVIESLGVEILELERSRENSFCCGAGGAQFWKEEEEGDGRISDNRFNEIQARLDAASHNAQAHAEGRAQVVAVGCPFCKAMINSSPAKQSRDDIVVKDVAELLLEGVTRRSGGDVSVQPTGPLPGATPLQQPEVVSAPTATLPTADGHGVLNAPEPLVVGETAAEVINAQPATPPTAQAAPADVAARRAWKPKAGADDVTPAPAQDAAAPAPTPAEGPARKAWKPKGGDDVSAAPVTPADLPASPAPAAPTAQNVAAQDAAAQPAAPARPKWGAAKATPSTTAPATPAAPAAGPAPASAAVTGTPDAAPARPKWGAKAASAAPAPQAEAAPAAAGAAQADVVPAPAAEPAAAARPKWGGAKAAAPAADAQPVSAAPAPVATPDVAPVTPPEVVASTAGPSEVPAGERRKWTPRTAAPATPDAPVTPAPVPAMQAETAQPQAGAAEAQAGLPPQPAATGATGRPRWAGKTTLPTAPAEPQVTSSSAPPEAQAAPQEVIPAVPTAPQPPEGTDATGSGRKKWQPKK